CACCAACGACCTTCGCTACTTTGCCAGGCTGAATTCAGGTGAACCCAGCCCTGACGCTCCTGTCTCCTGGCACTCCCCTCTTGCCTTTACGGAATAAAGGGCGAGCAGCCCCTTTGGATTCCGGCCCCTTGCCTGCGTATAATCATTAATACCATTTTACAGATAATGTTAAGGAGGTAAAGCGAGTGGGGTTAACCGGCGATGATGTCCTGCGTCTTGTTCGCGAGCTTGACATTCAATTTGTCAGGCTCCAATTTGTAGACCTGCTCGGGGTTTTAAAAAATGTCTCAATTACTGTTGATCAGTTGGAGCGGGCCCTGGCAGGACAGGTTATGTTCGACGGGTCCTCTGTAGAGGGTTTTATGAGGATTGAAGAATCCGACATGTACCTGCGTCCAGATCCCGAGACCTTTGCTATTTTTCCCTGGCGCCCGCGCGCGGGAGGAGTTGCTCGTTTAATCTGCGATATCTACCTTCCCGATGGCTCCCCGTTTCCGGGGTGTCCCCGGCAGGTCCTTAAACGGGTTTTGGCCGGGGCGGAGGCACTGGGTTATACGGTTCAGGTGGGACCGGAGGTCGAATTCTTTTTGTTCCACTTTCAAGAAGGTGGCCAGCCGAGTCTCAACACCCACGACCAGGCCGGCTACTTTGATCTCGCCCCGGTAGACCTCGGTGAAGATGCCCGCCGTGAGATCGTCTTAACTTTAAAGGAAATGGGGTATGCAATTGAAGCCAGTCACCACGAAGTGGCACCGGGCCAGCATGAAGTTGATCTTAAATATATTCCTGCCCTTGCTGCCGCAGACCTGATTACAACCTTTCGCCTTGTTGTTCGTACTGTTGCCTACCGCCACGGTCTACATGCCACATTCATGCCCAAGCCTTTTTCCGACCAGAACGGGTCCGGAATGCATCTCAACTTTTCTTTCTTTCGGGAGGGACAGAACTGCTTTTACGACCCTGCAAGTAAGTGGGAGTTGAGCGAGTTATGCCTCTCTTTCATTGGAGGGCTTCTGACGCACGCGCCTGATTTTACTGTCTTAACCAATCCTACGGTCAACTCCTATAAGCGTCTTGTTCCGGGGTACGAGGCGCCGGTTTACGTTGCGTGGGCTGTGGCTAACCGGAGCCCTTTGATCAGGATTCCCGTCGCGCGGGGACTTGACACGAGGGTAGAGCTGCGCAGCCCCGATCCTGCTTGCAACCCGTACCTGGCTCTTGCAGCCGTAATTGAGGCGGGTCTTGCAGGGGTTCGCGAGAAAATTCTTCCTTCGCCCCCCGTCGAGCAAAACCTTTATCTCCTGACACCAGAGCAGCGCGCTCAAATGAGGGTTAAAAATCTACCTGCCAACCTGGGCGAAGCGCTGGCTCTTTTCAAGGGAAGTACTTTTATCCGGGAAGTCGTTGGAGATCATATTTCCCGTAAATTAGTGGAACTCAAAGAGTGGGAGTGGGAGGCCTACCAGAAAGTAGTTCACAACTGGGAAATTAAACAGTATCTGGCACGCTTTTAGGCGGGATCGAAGTACATTGTATTCATTTACTCGAATTATTGAATTTCAAAGGGGTGGGTGTTATAATCCCATGTGAATCTTGGACGGGAAAATAAATCAGGTTTTGTGTTTACTTTTCGGGAGGCTTATAAAATTGGTACACATTAATGCTCAAGGTATCCATTACCGGGAATTGAATGAGTTGATTAAAAGGAAAGCGGAGGAAGGAGTAAGGGAGTTTCAAATCGATAATGTTAATGGCCAGCGCTATATTGGAACGGGCCTGGCCTATTACGATCTTAAGATCGTAATTAACGGGGTGCCGGGGAACGACCTCGCCTCGTTTTTAAACGGCCCCGAAATTGTTGTTTATGATAACGGGCAAGACGCCATTGGAAACACTATGAACGCCGGCCAGGTTACGGTACATGGTCATGCCGGAGATGTACTGGGTTACGGGATGCGGGGCGGGCGGCTTTTTATTAAGGGAAATGTTGGGTACCGGGTAGGTATTCACATGAAAGAATACAAGAGGCAAATTCCGGTTCTCATTGCAGGAGGGACCGCCGGAGACTTCCTGGGGGAATATATGGCCGGAGGTATGCTGGTTTTGCTGGGGCTTGACCGGAAGCCAGATACTCCCCTCGCAGGGGACTACCTGGGAACGGGAATGCACGGGGGAGTGATCTATTTACGGGGAGAAGTTAATCCCGCAACATTAGGAAAAGAAGTGGCGATTTTTGATTTAGATGAAAGTGATTGGAAAGAATTAGGTCCCCACCTCCGGGATTTCTGCAACGCTTTTGAATGCGATTACGATGAGGTTTGCGCTTCAAAGTTCTGCAAGTTACTTCCTGTTTCCCACCGTCCTTATGGAAGACTTTATGCTTATTAATTCGTAAGGGGAGAGCAAAGGAGTGGACTACCAGGTTATTGTAATCGGCGCCGGACCGGGCGGATATCCCGCGGCCATTAGAGCGGCGCAGTTAGGCGCACGCGTCTGTCTCATTGAAGCAGGACAGCCGGGGGGCACCTGCCTTAACCGGGGCTGTATTCCCACGAAAGCACTGGTAGCAAGTGCCTTGCTGATCAAACAACTGCGAGGTGCCGGGGAGTTCGGGGTTGAAGCCAGTGAAGTTATTCTTAACCTTCAAAAAATAAAGGAGCGCCAACAGGGGATCGTTTCCCGTCTCCGTCAGGGGATTCGTTATCTTCTGGAGAAACATAAAATCGATTTTATTGAAGGCAAAGGCCGCCTGCTTGGCCAGGGCAGAGTCGAAGTCAGGCTGAACGGGGGACCGGCAAAAGTAATTACAGGAAACAAAATTATTATTGCTGCCGGTTCTGATCCAATGCTGCCCCCCGCTCTAAGTTACGACGGTGAAGTGGTTATTTCGAGCACGGAAATGCTGCAACTGGATGCTG
The nucleotide sequence above comes from Bacillota bacterium. Encoded proteins:
- the glnA gene encoding type I glutamate--ammonia ligase, producing the protein MGLTGDDVLRLVRELDIQFVRLQFVDLLGVLKNVSITVDQLERALAGQVMFDGSSVEGFMRIEESDMYLRPDPETFAIFPWRPRAGGVARLICDIYLPDGSPFPGCPRQVLKRVLAGAEALGYTVQVGPEVEFFLFHFQEGGQPSLNTHDQAGYFDLAPVDLGEDARREIVLTLKEMGYAIEASHHEVAPGQHEVDLKYIPALAAADLITTFRLVVRTVAYRHGLHATFMPKPFSDQNGSGMHLNFSFFREGQNCFYDPASKWELSELCLSFIGGLLTHAPDFTVLTNPTVNSYKRLVPGYEAPVYVAWAVANRSPLIRIPVARGLDTRVELRSPDPACNPYLALAAVIEAGLAGVREKILPSPPVEQNLYLLTPEQRAQMRVKNLPANLGEALALFKGSTFIREVVGDHISRKLVELKEWEWEAYQKVVHNWEIKQYLARF